The Chroicocephalus ridibundus chromosome 2, bChrRid1.1, whole genome shotgun sequence genome includes a region encoding these proteins:
- the GALR1 gene encoding galanin receptor type 1 isoform X1 → MEPGEPAAAPFNRSRAGAEPPRGEFNLSGLPEAEGKPLFGIGIENFITLIVFGLIFTLGVLGNSLVITVLARSKPGKRRSTTNIFILNLSIADLAYLLFCIPFQSTVYVLPTWVLGAFICKFIHYFFTVSMLVSIFTLSAMSVDRYVAIVHSRRSSALRVSRNALLCVGLIWALSFAMASPVAHHQSLFHRDASNQTFCWGHWPNLRHKKAYVVCTFVFGYLLPLLLISFCYAKVLNHLHKKLRNMSKKSEASKKKTAQTVLVVVVVFGISWLPHHVIHLWAEFGAFPLTQASFLFRITAHCLAYSNSSVNPIIYAFLSENFRKAYKQVFKCQIGNDSPLNDAKENKSRIDTPPSTNCTHV, encoded by the exons ATGGAGCCGGGGGAGCCCGCGGCGGCGCCCTTCAACCGGTCCCGGGCTGGCGCAGAGCCGCCCCGCGGGGAGTTCAACCTCTCCGGGCTGCCGGAGGCGGAGGGGAAGCCCCTCTTCGGCATCGGCATCGAGAACTTCATCACCTTGATCGTCTTCGGCTTGATCTTcaccctgggggtgctgggcaaCTCGCTGGTGATCACGGTGCTGGCAAGGAGCAAGCCAGGCAAGCGCCGCAGCACCACCAACATCTTCATCCTCAACCTGAGCATCGCTGACCTGGCCTACCTGCTCTTCTGCATCCCCTTCCAGTCCACGGTCTACGTGCTCCCCACCTGGGTGCTGGGCGCCTTCATCTGCAAGTTCATCCACTACTTCTTCACCGTCTCCATGCTGGTGAGCATCTTCACACTCTCGGCCATGTCGGTGGACCGCTATGTGGCCATTGTGCACTCCCGACGCTCTTCGGCCTTACGTGTTTCCCGCAACGCGCTGCTGTGTGTGGGGCTCATCTGGGCACTCTCCTTCGCCATGGCCTCACCTGTAGCACACCACCAGAGCCTCTTCCACCGTGACGCCAGCAACCAGACCTTTTGCTGGGGGCACTGGCCCAACCTACGCCACAAGAAGGCCTACGTGGTTTGCACGTTTGTCTTCGGATATCTGCTTCCGCTGCTGCTCATCTCCTTCTGCTATGCCAAG GTTCTCAATCATCTGCATAAGAAGTTGCGAAACATGTCAAAGAAGTCAGAAGCATCCAAGAAAAAG ACAGCACAGACTGTGTTGGTGGTGGTAGTGGTTTTTGGCATCTCCTGGCTGCCGCACCACGTGATTCATCTCTGGGCTGAATTTGGAGCTTTCCCACTGACTCAAGCCTCCTTTCTCTTCAGAATAACTGCACACTGCCTGGCTTACAGCAATTCTTCCGTGAACCCGATTATATACGCGTTTCTCTCTGAAAACTTTAGGAAGGCCTACAAGCAAGTCTTCAAATGCCAGATAGGTAACGACTCACCTCTGAATGAcgctaaggaaaataaaagccgGATAGATACACCACCATCTACCAACTGTACGCACGTGTGA
- the GALR1 gene encoding galanin receptor type 1 isoform X2, which produces MEPGEPAAAPFNRSRAGAEPPRGEFNLSGLPEAEGKPLFGIGIENFITLIVFGLIFTLGVLGNSLVITVLARSKPGKRRSTTNIFILNLSIADLAYLLFCIPFQSTVYVLPTWVLGAFICKFIHYFFTVSMLVSIFTLSAMSVDRYVAIVHSRRSSALRVSRNALLCVGLIWALSFAMASPVAHHQSLFHRDASNQTFCWGHWPNLRHKKAYVVCTFVFGYLLPLLLISFCYAKTAQTVLVVVVVFGISWLPHHVIHLWAEFGAFPLTQASFLFRITAHCLAYSNSSVNPIIYAFLSENFRKAYKQVFKCQIGNDSPLNDAKENKSRIDTPPSTNCTHV; this is translated from the exons ATGGAGCCGGGGGAGCCCGCGGCGGCGCCCTTCAACCGGTCCCGGGCTGGCGCAGAGCCGCCCCGCGGGGAGTTCAACCTCTCCGGGCTGCCGGAGGCGGAGGGGAAGCCCCTCTTCGGCATCGGCATCGAGAACTTCATCACCTTGATCGTCTTCGGCTTGATCTTcaccctgggggtgctgggcaaCTCGCTGGTGATCACGGTGCTGGCAAGGAGCAAGCCAGGCAAGCGCCGCAGCACCACCAACATCTTCATCCTCAACCTGAGCATCGCTGACCTGGCCTACCTGCTCTTCTGCATCCCCTTCCAGTCCACGGTCTACGTGCTCCCCACCTGGGTGCTGGGCGCCTTCATCTGCAAGTTCATCCACTACTTCTTCACCGTCTCCATGCTGGTGAGCATCTTCACACTCTCGGCCATGTCGGTGGACCGCTATGTGGCCATTGTGCACTCCCGACGCTCTTCGGCCTTACGTGTTTCCCGCAACGCGCTGCTGTGTGTGGGGCTCATCTGGGCACTCTCCTTCGCCATGGCCTCACCTGTAGCACACCACCAGAGCCTCTTCCACCGTGACGCCAGCAACCAGACCTTTTGCTGGGGGCACTGGCCCAACCTACGCCACAAGAAGGCCTACGTGGTTTGCACGTTTGTCTTCGGATATCTGCTTCCGCTGCTGCTCATCTCCTTCTGCTATGCCAAG ACAGCACAGACTGTGTTGGTGGTGGTAGTGGTTTTTGGCATCTCCTGGCTGCCGCACCACGTGATTCATCTCTGGGCTGAATTTGGAGCTTTCCCACTGACTCAAGCCTCCTTTCTCTTCAGAATAACTGCACACTGCCTGGCTTACAGCAATTCTTCCGTGAACCCGATTATATACGCGTTTCTCTCTGAAAACTTTAGGAAGGCCTACAAGCAAGTCTTCAAATGCCAGATAGGTAACGACTCACCTCTGAATGAcgctaaggaaaataaaagccgGATAGATACACCACCATCTACCAACTGTACGCACGTGTGA